DNA sequence from the Ogataea parapolymorpha DL-1 chromosome II, whole genome shotgun sequence genome:
GGCAGCGGTGTGGGCTGCTGGGCCAGAGCCAATGATTGTCACTTTGTTATGAACCATTCTTGTTTGCTTGATAAATTGAAAGGATGTATTTAACCGTCTAAGAGAAAGGAACATGCAATACCTTAAATACTTTTCATGTATTTCAAATATTTGTAATCCGCGAAACATCTAGATCGGTGGCGGGGCGTGGCGGTGCAAGATTTTATCGGATGGCCCAGAGCACTCTATCAAATGATGTATTAGGTAATATTACAAACGTCTGTGGCCAGCACCGTTGCATGCGTAATGGGGATGTACTGGCTGGCCCCATCAGTTTTCGCtaatcaattttttgccCAGAACAAACTCCTTCACCTCTTTTCGACAGCAGATGGCTGGATTCAAAACCACGCTGCTCAGCCAGTATTCCAGAGATTTGCGACGACTCTCCAGAAACGCAGGATCGAATCTGTCCTGAAACAGGCCGGATCGTGGAGGAAACTTGGGCAGTTCCGTTTTTCCCGTGTacttttcgagcttgtTTCtcagctcgtcaaaatcGTTATATCGTTTGCGGATCTTGAACCGAGCACCTCGCACCGTCTCGAACTCGATTGTCCACAACGCATACTTCCCTCCGTTTATTCCTTGAATTATTGTTGGCTCTGCAATCGTACAGTTTGCGCACCAGACCGAATCGCTagcaaacagctgctcgttggAGTTGTTTTGCAGTGTAATTGGATGAGGCACCAATTTTGTCAGTTCGCCCAAATTCTGGTCCAAATGAGTGTGCTCATCTGACATGCCAAACTGATAagttaaaaaaaataatttggGGTAAATTATTTCCATTTCACGATGGATCaaatcaacaaattgaTACCCTTGTGGAAACAATTGTATTATAAATGGAAGTCTCTGAGAACAATTCCATTGAGAAAGAAGTTCTTCGTTGGTTACGATCTGACCGGGAATACGTATTGGGAGTTCTTTGTCGAGCGCAAAAAGGGCATTCGACCCCGCAGACTTTACCAGCCATATAAACCGCAGGAATTCATTGTCGATTACTACGAAAACATCCCTGTCCAATGGCTGCAGTGGCTTAGATATACACGGCTAAGGCCACCCTCGCTGGAGGAATTGGTCGAGGATAAAATGAGAATAGAGAGAATTCAACAACTCGCCCAGCTCAAAGACCAACAGCTACATTATAAAGAGCTACAGAAGGACGAGGCCATAGGAAGAAGCATGGAAAAGGCGTTGAGAAAcattaaaaaataatacatCGGCTATACATTCTCCAAGTTCTCCTTGTCGCGCTCCTTTCTAAGTGcatccaccagcttgttgacCAACACTGAGCCATACTGATCCAGGAGATTTTCGTCATGGCCAGGAAGCAGTTTCATGGTGTTGTTCATTTGAACGCGCATACGGTCGGCCACAGAAgggtcgatctcgtcctcgtcaaggAGTCTCGCTTGCAGCCTGCGCAAGTCCATCACGATCTTGTCGGCTATGTCTGATGCAGATTCGGGCTTGGGCTTGTCCAGTCTCATCCCGGCCAAACGAGAGCGTACGTTGGAAGTGGGTGAGACATCTGAGCGCGAGGAGGCGGAGCGAGCTTGTTTGGCGGAGCACACAGAGGGAGTGCGGGTGAAAGTTGGCGAGTCGTTGGCTGATAGCTTGGCAGCAGGCAGCACTGTGGAAGGCGATTTGGACGGTTTGTTCTGAACGCTGGGTTTCATAGGGGTCAGATCCGGTCTGGAAACAATCTTCCTCACAACCTTAGGCGGCGACACAAGATCTTGAGTGTTGCTGGATGTAAGCGGCGATGAAAACAGCGAGTCAGAGCCCGAGATCCCACTGCCGAGCGTCCAGCTGAACATGCATCCGTCGTGGCTTGCAGTCATAACAGTTTTCGAATTGCTGTCAAATAGCAAACCGATGATTGTCTCGGAATGGCCCCATTGGGAGCTCAGCAATTTTCCATCTTTGAACTGAAATAAACGGATACATTTGTCAGGAGACGAGGTGAACATCAGGCCATCGTGAATCTCGAAGTTGTCCACCTGAAGTGGGTCAAAattcttgttgaacagTTTCATGGACCTGAGATATTCAAATGTGGTCAGGCTGTAAATAATTATGTTTTTGTCATTTGTGGCAACAACCAGCTCCTCAGGGGTGACACCAAACGTCATAGCTGAAGTCTTGATAGagatgattttctcctGAACAAGAACAGGGCCTTCATCCTTGAtttcaagcttgtggacaGAAAGAGTGCGGTCAGATGACAATGCAATAAGcatattttttgtaaaTAGCATCTTAATAACATTTCCTTTGTGGACAGTCAGGGTTTGGAACAATGCCCAGCCGTCTGACCCTTTCTTCATGAATAACTGAATGGTTCTGTCGCGGGAACAGGATGCGGCAAATGCATACTCCGCTATCGTGAACATTACGATGTCATTGATGCTGGACTCATGGGCACGCACTCTTATTGATTCTCTGTACCCTTTGATGAAgtcttctcttttttgcagGAAGACCAGGGTGCCAAACCTATCACCTAGTACAAGATCCTGACTGCTGCAATCTAAAGCGCTCAGCGCATTATCAAGCAAGTCTCCAGGAGGCAGAGTGATAGAATGAAGCAAGACAAACTCTTTATTTTCCAACCGTTTCACTATACCATCTTTGGTCCAGAGAAGTATTTCACCGTTGAAACAGCGCTTCAATCCGTTCAGTTTCGAAGCCAgcgagctgatcaaaacTTTTGGACTTCCTGTCTCCAACAAGTCCACGTAAAGAATTTGTTCGTCTTGCAGATATACCAGGGTCTTGAAATCGAACAACGGTTGCAATGCCATTATTCCCGACCGCTTGACAATTTTGGTTGGTGAACTTGGAGTTGGACGGATGGTATCATTGATAGGAGCGGTAAACACCTCGTTCAAGGGTATAatgttgagctccttgcCGCCTATTATCACGTCCTCGTGGATATGGTCGATTTTGAACTGATTGGTGTCTGATGGCAATTGGTATATTTTGCGGAGAACAAtggactcgtcgtccaagTTAATGATTCCGAGATCGCCTTGATCAGACATCACAATGAGCTCCGAGAAGTTGAGACAGTCAATGTCAATGAAGTTCGAATTGAGGAAGTTCTTCAACAGCACATTTCTTCCCTTTAAAATAGTGCCCGCCCGGGCCACATCCTCTCTCCAGACCTTAATGTGGCGCAGTCCGATGGTGATGATATGGTCATCGTGCCAGAATAGCTTGTTGACGATCGAGGAGCACTTGTTACTTCCCCTGAACACAAAGCGTTTATTAGTGAACTTCCACACGATCAAGAACCCGTCATTCACCAATCCCAGCGAGCACAGCCTTTTAGAGTCTGTGGAGAAACAAAGCGAGTTGATTCCAAACTGGTGTTCCTGAATGATGTAACTTGGACGGCACGAACAGTTTCTTGCAAGAGAATACACCAGGATCCGCGGCTGATAGCCAACTTCTCCCACAGCAAGCAGCTTCTTATCGGGAGAAATGGCAATGCAGTTGATAGACCTCACTTTGTTGGCCAGAGGGGACGAACCGGTATCGTCAGACTTGCGTATCTTGAGAGTTCGGGCGCTAGGAGACTCGTACAGATTATCTCTTGACTCCTCAGCGGTCAGAGAGCCATCACGGGAAATCAGTTCCGGGTCTCCACCAAGCGGAAACCCGTACTCATCGACTTTGCTTGTTTTTGGTGCTACCAGCACATTATTGGCACAAAAGAACTTCTGCCACTGTACCTTCAATTCTTTGTCGACTTTGCACACCACAACGCCGCCGCTGGCAGTGTACGCAATATAATCATCCTGCGCAACAAATTGGGCTGGAGTCTCGGACGACGTGCcgtatattttttctaTGGTGAGCTCGCTCATGATAGATCAACAATtgtttatatttttttatttttatttaccCTTACATAAGCTACGCGTCGATGGAACTGCCCCAGGACATCAAACATTTGTATGTTCTTTGGATAGAGGAAGAGCTCCGGAAGCACCAGCATGCGGGCTCCAGACTTGCTTTCACGTATATGAGAGCTGTTCAGAGCGTCAAACAGTGTCCCATGATGGTTCGTCTGCCCTCCCAGCTGAGGAGTCTTCGGTTTATAGGCGACAAAATGGTGGCGACCATGCGCAAACGGCTACAGGAGTACTGCGAGGAGCACGGATACGAGCTACCAGACGAccagcaagaagaagagccCGAAAAAGCAGGCAAAAAACGGAGTTCTGAGAAAGACTCAGAGGGCACTAAAAAACGACGGCAACTGAAGTCTGCGCGCAAATACATCCCGCAACGCAACACAGGCGGCTATGCAATTCTATTGGCTCTCTATGTGCATGATCCAGGC
Encoded proteins:
- a CDS encoding PX domain-containing protein YPT35, producing the protein MSDEHTHLDQNLGELTKLVPHPITLQNNSNEQLFASDSVWCANCTIAEPTIIQGINGGKYALWTIEFETVRGARFKIRKRYNDFDELRNKLEKYTGKTELPKFPPRSGLFQDRFDPAFLESRRKSLEYWLSSVVLNPAICCRKEVKEFVLGKKLISEN
- a CDS encoding Mitogen-activated protein kinase-binding protein 1, encoding MSELTIEKIYGTSSETPAQFVAQDDYIAYTASGGVVVCKVDKELKVQWQKFFCANNVLVAPKTSKVDEYGFPLGGDPELISRDGSLTAEESRDNLYESPSARTLKIRKSDDTGSSPLANKVRSINCIAISPDKKLLAVGEVGYQPRILVYSLARNCSCRPSYIIQEHQFGINSLCFSTDSKRLCSLGLVNDGFLIVWKFTNKRFVFRGSNKCSSIVNKLFWHDDHIITIGLRHIKVWREDVARAGTILKGRNVLLKNFLNSNFIDIDCLNFSELIVMSDQGDLGIINLDDESIVLRKIYQLPSDTNQFKIDHIHEDVIIGGKELNIIPLNEVFTAPINDTIRPTPSSPTKIVKRSGIMALQPLFDFKTLVYLQDEQILYVDLLETGSPKVLISSLASKLNGLKRCFNGEILLWTKDGIVKRLENKEFVLLHSITLPPGDLLDNALSALDCSSQDLVLGDRFGTLVFLQKREDFIKGYRESIRVRAHESSINDIVMFTIAEYAFAASCSRDRTIQLFMKKGSDGWALFQTLTVHKGNVIKMLFTKNMLIALSSDRTLSVHKLEIKDEGPVLVQEKIISIKTSAMTFGVTPEELVVATNDKNIIIYSLTTFEYLRSMKLFNKNFDPLQVDNFEIHDGLMFTSSPDKCIRLFQFKDGKLLSSQWGHSETIIGLLFDSNSKTVMTASHDGCMFSWTLGSGISGSDSLFSSPLTSSNTQDLVSPPKVVRKIVSRPDLTPMKPSVQNKPSKSPSTVLPAAKLSANDSPTFTRTPSVCSAKQARSASSRSDVSPTSNVRSRLAGMRLDKPKPESASDIADKIVMDLRRLQARLLDEDEIDPSVADRMRVQMNNTMKLLPGHDENLLDQYGSVLVNKLVDALRKERDKENLENV